The following proteins are co-located in the Sulfitobacter guttiformis genome:
- a CDS encoding Hint domain-containing protein: MTTYTVTTANYNSAAFWSSISVSSSGHVLDFTGLPSSFFVSVQPDNNLIWIWNGSAWSSIGEAGSGSNFNLGAPTELHYFTELRVGNSTAELLGSSANETLVSGAGNDTIEGGSGNDSIQSGGGNDSIDAGVGNDTINAGSGNDYVESGQGNDRVETGTGNDIVAVSDDHNNDTITDSGGGSDYDAIVFSTPVGTDGVDIAFISGTTATYDYQTTLTNTFGTFTGFEQIITTNYADTVDTTASTGFQQVFLGGGNDTLTLGSVGSEGYGQAGDDQLTGGSGSDRLDGGIGNDTIFGGIGQDTLVGDDGDDLIDGGAGNDSIIGGAGADTLAGGDGDDYIEGGAGNDFLTTGLGQDTLMGGDGNDTLMNSDGDDSLDGGAGDDSIVATGGMDTLRGGTGADYMDGGDDADTFIIEDSFGNDTIIGGEGLTDGTDVDSDTIDGGTLSGDVTVSFTGDEAGTITDGIDTITFFEIENVFSGNGDDVLDASSDSVGVGLFGGAGSDTITGGTGADYIDGGDDQDTLILRDGFGTDTIIGGEGGVDFDTIDLTALTVPVTVTYTSSEAGTISDGTNTITFSQIEHLVLTDHNDTVDAVTNWAGAVYVDGGGGNDSIDGGVGLGAGDTLIGGAGNDTLRGWDGDDTLIGGDGNDVLMGDQGADSLDGGAGDDQLSSYGGAATLSGGDGSDLFSIFDSAVAFGGTPGIDGVVIDGGDGGTDQDLVSLASFATGATVTFTGDEDGTIAAGGQTAGFSNIEAFYGSNSADFFDASATYSGLVGDAPGVTIYSLSGNDTVLGGRGGDTIDGGAGLDSIRGGAGNDSIDGGDDNDKLYGEAGSDTLQGGAGNDTLDGGADNDYIVGGDGNDYIASSNTNSGDDIIDGGLGDDIIYTGSGNDWVDGGDGRDTIYLAGGENTVFGGAGNDRITTSGVGGASSIDGGTGDDTISTYNGANNADTVEGGDGNDLISTFDGDDLVSGGDGNDTVEAGAGDDTITGGTGNDRLTGGGGDDIFHYTAGDGADTITDFNSGNSGALNDSDTTNNDFIDLSAFYDDIWELHADQADDGILNQSNEGVDGADYSDNDSFGSGSLTFSGASADNSSFTSENTGVVCFASGTAIRTPVGEVLVETLRTGDLVMTHDHGPSKVLWIGCTEVVLQAGQVDPSRTPVRIKPDVASGERALLVSPQHCLLMMDAAGQPVLARARHLAEETRLAAFARGRSAVTYWHVLLERHSVLISQGRASESFYPGPNGLVMMEAPERARLLGALPALRTAPVETAYGPLALKVLDRSEVRSSAQTGAFAFASTHEGVIALPTEHRRQFVV, from the coding sequence ATGACAACCTATACGGTCACCACCGCGAACTATAACAGCGCCGCATTCTGGAGCTCGATCAGTGTGTCCTCTTCGGGGCATGTCCTTGACTTCACTGGTCTGCCCTCATCATTTTTTGTGTCAGTCCAGCCAGATAATAACCTGATATGGATCTGGAACGGCAGCGCTTGGAGCTCGATTGGCGAGGCGGGCTCGGGATCGAATTTTAATCTCGGCGCACCAACCGAGCTGCATTATTTCACCGAACTGAGGGTCGGCAATTCCACAGCCGAGCTTTTGGGATCTTCTGCGAATGAGACGCTGGTCAGCGGTGCGGGCAATGACACGATCGAAGGCGGAAGCGGAAATGACTCGATCCAGTCCGGCGGAGGCAACGACAGCATTGACGCAGGCGTCGGCAATGACACCATAAACGCCGGAAGTGGCAACGATTACGTTGAAAGTGGTCAGGGCAACGATCGGGTCGAAACCGGAACCGGCAATGACATCGTTGCCGTGTCGGATGATCATAACAACGACACAATCACCGATAGCGGCGGGGGCAGCGACTATGATGCGATCGTCTTTTCGACGCCCGTCGGCACGGATGGCGTGGACATCGCGTTTATATCCGGCACGACCGCCACTTATGATTACCAAACAACACTGACAAATACGTTCGGAACCTTCACAGGTTTCGAACAAATTATCACAACCAATTATGCGGACACCGTCGACACGACCGCCTCAACCGGCTTTCAGCAGGTCTTTTTGGGCGGCGGCAATGACACGCTGACCTTGGGAAGTGTGGGTAGTGAAGGCTACGGTCAGGCGGGTGATGACCAGCTGACCGGCGGATCAGGATCTGACCGCCTCGACGGTGGTATCGGCAATGACACTATTTTTGGCGGGATTGGTCAGGACACGTTGGTCGGGGATGACGGCGATGATCTGATCGACGGTGGCGCGGGCAACGACAGCATTATTGGTGGCGCCGGTGCCGATACTCTCGCTGGCGGCGATGGCGACGACTACATCGAAGGGGGGGCGGGCAATGACTTCCTGACCACAGGTCTGGGTCAGGACACTTTGATGGGCGGTGACGGCAACGACACGCTGATGAACTCTGACGGTGATGACAGCCTTGATGGTGGTGCCGGCGATGACAGCATCGTGGCGACAGGCGGCATGGATACGCTGCGCGGAGGCACCGGTGCCGACTATATGGACGGGGGCGATGACGCCGATACCTTCATCATCGAGGATAGCTTCGGCAATGATACGATCATCGGCGGTGAAGGGCTCACCGACGGTACAGATGTAGACTCCGACACCATCGACGGCGGCACTCTCAGCGGCGACGTCACGGTATCCTTCACCGGTGACGAGGCGGGCACGATCACCGACGGGATTGATACGATCACCTTTTTCGAGATCGAAAATGTCTTTAGCGGCAATGGCGACGATGTACTGGATGCCAGCAGCGACAGCGTGGGTGTCGGCCTGTTTGGCGGCGCGGGGTCGGACACGATCACTGGTGGCACCGGAGCCGACTATATTGACGGGGGCGATGATCAGGACACGTTAATCCTGCGCGACGGCTTTGGTACTGATACGATCATAGGCGGCGAAGGCGGTGTAGATTTCGACACCATTGACCTTACCGCGCTGACCGTTCCTGTGACGGTAACCTATACCAGCAGCGAGGCTGGCACGATCAGCGATGGCACCAACACCATCACCTTTTCCCAGATCGAACATCTGGTTTTGACCGACCACAACGATACGGTGGATGCCGTTACAAATTGGGCGGGCGCTGTCTATGTTGACGGCGGCGGCGGTAACGACAGCATCGACGGCGGCGTTGGCCTTGGCGCGGGCGATACGCTCATCGGCGGGGCAGGCAATGACACCCTGCGCGGCTGGGATGGTGATGACACCCTGATCGGCGGCGACGGCAATGACGTGCTGATGGGTGATCAGGGCGCGGACAGTTTGGACGGCGGTGCCGGGGACGACCAGCTGAGCAGTTATGGCGGTGCGGCCACTCTGTCGGGTGGCGACGGGTCCGATCTCTTTTCTATCTTCGATTCAGCCGTCGCTTTTGGTGGAACCCCCGGTATCGACGGCGTCGTCATCGACGGTGGCGATGGCGGCACCGATCAGGATCTGGTGTCGCTTGCGTCCTTCGCAACCGGTGCCACGGTCACGTTCACCGGTGACGAAGACGGCACCATCGCAGCAGGCGGCCAAACGGCCGGTTTCAGCAATATCGAAGCCTTCTATGGCTCTAACTCTGCTGACTTTTTCGATGCGTCGGCCACTTATTCGGGACTTGTTGGTGATGCACCCGGCGTCACCATATATTCGCTGAGCGGCAATGACACTGTTTTGGGCGGGCGCGGCGGAGACACGATTGACGGCGGAGCGGGCCTCGACTCGATCCGCGGTGGCGCGGGCAACGACAGCATCGATGGCGGCGACGATAACGACAAGCTCTACGGCGAGGCGGGATCGGATACGCTGCAGGGTGGGGCAGGTAACGACACGCTGGATGGGGGCGCTGACAACGACTATATCGTCGGCGGCGATGGCAACGACTATATCGCCAGCTCCAATACCAACAGCGGCGACGACATAATCGATGGCGGACTCGGCGATGATATCATTTATACGGGCAGCGGGAATGACTGGGTCGACGGCGGCGATGGCCGGGACACGATCTATCTCGCGGGGGGCGAGAACACTGTCTTTGGCGGCGCTGGTAATGACCGCATCACCACGTCGGGTGTTGGTGGTGCGTCCAGTATCGACGGCGGCACCGGTGATGACACCATCTCGACATACAACGGCGCGAACAACGCGGATACCGTTGAGGGTGGCGATGGCAATGACCTGATAAGCACTTTCGACGGTGATGATCTGGTCTCCGGTGGCGACGGAAACGATACCGTCGAAGCCGGCGCGGGGGACGACACAATTACCGGTGGCACCGGTAATGACAGGCTCACGGGCGGTGGTGGTGACGATATCTTTCACTATACCGCCGGAGACGGCGCGGATACGATCACCGATTTCAACAGCGGCAACAGCGGCGCTCTGAACGATAGCGACACCACCAACAATGATTTCATCGACCTCTCGGCCTTTTACGACGATATCTGGGAGCTGCACGCCGATCAGGCTGACGATGGCATCCTCAACCAGTCCAATGAAGGTGTCGATGGCGCCGACTACAGTGACAACGATAGCTTCGGCAGCGGCAGCCTTACCTTTTCCGGCGCCAGTGCCGACAACTCCAGCTTCACCTCCGAAAACACCGGCGTAGTGTGCTTCGCCTCCGGCACCGCCATCCGCACCCCCGTGGGGGAGGTCTTGGTTGAGACCCTTCGCACGGGCGATCTGGTGATGACGCACGATCACGGACCGTCGAAAGTTCTCTGGATAGGCTGCACCGAAGTTGTCCTTCAGGCAGGCCAGGTTGATCCCAGCCGTACGCCGGTGCGCATCAAGCCCGATGTCGCGTCAGGAGAGCGGGCCTTGCTGGTCTCACCGCAGCATTGCCTGCTGATGATGGACGCGGCTGGCCAACCGGTTCTGGCCCGCGCTCGCCATCTGGCCGAAGAAACCCGGCTGGCGGCTTTCGCACGGGGCCGGAGTGCGGTGACCTATTGGCACGTGCTTTTGGAACGACACAGCGTCCTGATCTCGCAGGGACGTGCCAGCGAGAGCTTCTATCCAGGCCCCAACGGGTTAGTCATGATGGAGGCACCCGAGCGCGCGCGGCTGCTCGGGGCGCTGCCCGCGCTCCGTACCGCTCCGGTCGAGACGGCCTACGGTCCGCTGGCCTTGAAGGTTCTCGACCGGTCGGAAGTTCGCAGCAGCGCCCAGACTGGCGCATTTGCCTTCGCCTCCACACATGAAGGTGTCATAGCCCTGCCCACAGAGCATCGACGCCAGTTCGTTGTCTGA